Proteins encoded together in one Deltaproteobacteria bacterium window:
- a CDS encoding macro domain-containing protein yields MKAKVNQTELELTQDDITEMDTEAIVNAANASLILGGGVAGAVRTKGGPSIQEECDKIGGTYVGGAVVTGGGDLKAKYVIHAVGPRMGEGDEDHKLEQATLNSLKRADEKGMKSIAFPAISTGIFGFPVDRAAKIMLGAVKGYLERQTTLDKVVFCLYGQESFDVFAAEFRRLFSD; encoded by the coding sequence ATGAAGGCTAAAGTCAACCAAACCGAGCTGGAGCTTACTCAAGACGATATCACTGAAATGGACACCGAGGCGATTGTCAACGCGGCCAATGCCAGCCTAATCCTGGGAGGCGGAGTTGCCGGAGCCGTCCGCACCAAGGGCGGGCCGTCCATCCAGGAAGAGTGCGACAAGATTGGCGGCACATATGTCGGGGGCGCGGTTGTCACTGGGGGAGGCGACCTCAAGGCCAAGTACGTCATTCACGCCGTTGGTCCGCGCATGGGCGAAGGTGATGAAGATCATAAACTGGAACAGGCCACGCTGAACAGTCTAAAACGTGCGGATGAAAAAGGCATGAAGAGCATTGCTTTCCCGGCTATTAGCACCGGCATCTTCGGCTTTCCCGTGGACCGCGCCGCCAAGATCATGCTCGGTGCGGTCAAGGGATACCTGGAAAGGCAGACCACTTTGGACAAAGTCGTGTTTTGCCTTTATGGTCAGGAGAGCTTTGATGTCTTTGCGGCGGAGTTCAGGCGGCTCTTTTCCGATTGA
- a CDS encoding 4-hydroxyphenylacetate 3-hydroxylase family protein: protein MIKSGEDYINSLKNWGNVIYYNGKRVEDITAHPGFLPHINSAAQTYDMALQPEHEDLLTATSHLTGRKISRFTHIHQSVDDLIKKVQMLRLIAHQTGSCFQRCVGFDGLNATYMTTYDIDQKHGTEYHARFIEYLQMVQEENLMIVGGMTDPKGDRSKPPSQQADPDVFVHVVERKKDGIVIRGAKAHQTGGANSHEILIMPTQTMRGGDEDFSLTCAVSLNAPGIFQIFGRQTNEERKFESGLDVGNAEYGLVGGETLIVFEDVFVPWERVFMCGEIGFSGLLVERFATMHRQNYGGCKGGVSDVMIGASALASEYQGTDRASHIRDKIAEMMHLAETIYCCSVACSAMGFKTPSGAFYPDPLLANCCKQNVSRHIYEIARLAHDVAGGIVATMPFEADLMSPEIGSYVKKFLVGVEGVSTENRLKVLRLIENMSGGTALVESMHGAGSPQSQKIMYQRLGKIDMKKKLARRLAGISD from the coding sequence ATGATCAAGAGTGGAGAAGATTACATCAACAGTCTGAAGAACTGGGGAAACGTAATATACTATAACGGGAAACGGGTCGAGGATATTACCGCCCACCCCGGCTTCCTCCCGCATATAAATTCAGCCGCCCAAACATATGACATGGCCCTTCAGCCTGAACACGAGGACCTGCTGACGGCCACGAGCCATCTGACAGGCCGCAAAATCAGCCGCTTTACGCATATTCATCAGTCAGTGGACGACCTGATCAAGAAGGTCCAGATGCTCCGGCTGATCGCACACCAGACCGGGAGCTGCTTCCAACGCTGCGTGGGCTTTGACGGGCTCAACGCCACCTACATGACAACCTATGACATTGATCAAAAACATGGCACCGAATACCACGCTCGTTTCATCGAATACCTCCAGATGGTCCAGGAAGAGAACCTCATGATCGTGGGCGGGATGACCGACCCCAAGGGAGACCGGTCCAAGCCTCCCAGCCAGCAGGCGGACCCGGACGTCTTCGTGCATGTGGTCGAAAGGAAGAAAGACGGGATCGTCATCCGGGGCGCCAAGGCCCACCAGACCGGAGGCGCCAACAGTCACGAGATACTGATTATGCCAACCCAGACCATGCGCGGCGGGGATGAAGATTTTTCCTTAACCTGTGCCGTCTCGCTCAATGCCCCTGGTATTTTTCAAATCTTCGGAAGGCAAACCAATGAAGAACGGAAGTTCGAATCGGGCCTGGACGTTGGCAACGCTGAGTATGGTCTGGTTGGAGGTGAGACCCTGATCGTCTTTGAAGACGTCTTTGTGCCTTGGGAGCGGGTCTTCATGTGCGGGGAGATTGGTTTTTCCGGGCTGCTGGTCGAACGGTTCGCCACCATGCACCGCCAGAATTACGGTGGGTGCAAGGGGGGTGTTTCTGACGTTATGATTGGCGCTTCAGCCCTGGCTTCCGAATACCAAGGCACGGACCGGGCCTCTCATATCCGGGACAAGATCGCCGAAATGATGCACCTGGCCGAGACTATTTACTGCTGCTCCGTGGCCTGCTCAGCCATGGGCTTCAAGACCCCCAGCGGGGCATTCTACCCCGATCCTCTTCTGGCCAACTGCTGCAAACAAAACGTCTCCCGTCACATTTACGAGATCGCTCGCCTGGCGCACGACGTGGCCGGCGGTATCGTGGCCACCATGCCTTTTGAAGCGGATCTGATGAGTCCGGAAATCGGCTCATACGTAAAAAAGTTCCTGGTCGGGGTAGAAGGCGTTTCAACCGAGAACCGGCTCAAGGTCTTGCGGCTTATCGAAAACATGTCGGGCGGAACGGCCCTGGTCGAATCCATGCACGGCGCCGGCTCACCTCAGTCCCAGAAAATCATGTACCAGAGACTGGGCAAGATAGATATGAAAAAGAAGCTGGCCAGGAGACTGGCTGGAATTTCTGACTGA
- a CDS encoding prenyltransferase, which produces MRIPFLILTPACVLLGAGTAAWSGTPLNLTYLVLAFIGALAAHISVNALNEYHDFKSGLDFRTQRTPFSGGSGTLPRNPEKAHYALIIGLVTLAVIIIIGIYFLYIQGLWLLPLGIFGLILVAAYTRLLTRNPFFCLIAPGLGFGVLMVMGTHFALTGSYSWTSFIASLVPFFLVSDLLLLNQFPDVEADREAGRRHILITMGTKAGVRVYGSFLAGAYAVVILGYFTGALPLAGFLALATLVLAIPVIRGAARYADDIPKLIPYLSMNVIIIIVTPVLLAIGLFIGR; this is translated from the coding sequence ATGCGGATACCCTTTTTAATTCTAACCCCGGCATGCGTTCTGCTCGGAGCAGGCACCGCCGCCTGGTCTGGCACTCCGTTGAACCTGACTTATCTCGTCCTGGCCTTCATTGGCGCCCTCGCAGCCCATATCAGCGTTAACGCCCTCAACGAATATCATGACTTCAAAAGCGGTTTGGATTTCAGAACGCAGCGAACCCCGTTCAGCGGCGGCAGCGGAACCCTGCCTCGCAACCCTGAAAAGGCTCATTATGCGTTGATTATAGGTCTAGTCACCCTGGCGGTTATAATCATTATCGGGATATACTTCCTGTACATTCAGGGGCTGTGGCTTTTGCCTCTGGGAATCTTCGGCCTGATTCTCGTGGCCGCTTATACTAGGCTGCTTACTCGAAACCCCTTTTTCTGCCTGATCGCCCCTGGGCTGGGGTTTGGCGTTCTAATGGTCATGGGCACTCATTTTGCCCTCACTGGCTCCTACTCTTGGACGTCGTTTATCGCTTCCCTTGTCCCGTTTTTCCTGGTGAGTGACCTCTTACTTTTAAATCAGTTCCCAGATGTTGAAGCGGATAGGGAAGCCGGGCGAAGGCATATATTGATTACCATGGGCACAAAGGCTGGGGTGAGAGTTTATGGATCGTTCCTGGCCGGGGCCTATGCCGTGGTCATACTGGGGTATTTCACCGGCGCCCTTCCCTTGGCGGGGTTTTTGGCCCTGGCGACGCTTGTCCTTGCCATTCCTGTGATCAGGGGCGCCGCCCGGTATGCCGATGATATTCCGAAACTAATACCGTACCTGAGCATGAATGTTATCATCATTATTGTAACCCCTGTCTTGCTCGCCATCGGCCTGTTCATTGGTCGGTGA
- the serS gene encoding serine--tRNA ligase — MLDLKFVRDHPDLIEEKAVQRGLTVDMSEFKRLDEERRRLLAEVEALKHQRNQVNREITARKKAKEDASDIISEMKTVSARIKELDALVSETVAAEREFLIQVPNIPDESVPAGQSEEDNPVVKIWGEAPQFDFEPLNHWDVGVALDILDFKRAAKITGARFSLLKGPASLLERALINFMLDLHTREHGYTEVLPPFMVNSESMFGTGQLPKFADESFKIEGWDFYLAPTAEVPVTNIHRDETLDASELPICYVAYTPCFRSEAGSYGQDTRGMIRQHQFDKVELVKFCQPENSYTELEKLLSDAEAVLQGLGLPYRVVSLCTGDLGFAAAKTYDIEVWLPGQQRYREISSCSNFTDFQARRANIRYRPDSGSKTELVHTLNGSGLAVGRTMVALLENYQQADGSVVIPEALHSYTGGLTVIKKTS, encoded by the coding sequence GTGCTCGACCTGAAATTTGTGCGTGACCATCCGGACCTGATCGAAGAAAAGGCTGTCCAGCGGGGTCTGACCGTGGACATGTCTGAATTTAAACGTTTGGATGAGGAACGTCGCCGTTTGCTGGCTGAGGTCGAAGCCCTCAAACACCAACGCAACCAGGTAAACCGGGAGATCACCGCACGCAAGAAGGCCAAAGAGGACGCTTCGGACATCATTTCTGAGATGAAGACGGTTTCGGCCAGGATCAAGGAGCTCGATGCCTTGGTCAGTGAAACTGTGGCTGCGGAGAGGGAATTCCTTATCCAGGTGCCCAACATCCCTGATGAGTCAGTACCCGCGGGTCAATCGGAGGAGGACAACCCCGTGGTCAAAATCTGGGGTGAAGCGCCGCAGTTTGACTTCGAGCCCTTGAATCACTGGGATGTTGGGGTAGCGCTAGACATCCTCGATTTCAAACGCGCCGCCAAGATTACCGGAGCGCGCTTCTCATTACTCAAGGGGCCGGCGTCTCTTCTGGAGCGGGCCCTGATCAACTTCATGCTTGATCTTCATACCAGGGAGCATGGATACACTGAAGTCCTTCCTCCTTTCATGGTCAATTCCGAGTCCATGTTCGGGACCGGGCAGCTGCCCAAGTTTGCCGACGAGTCGTTCAAGATAGAAGGCTGGGATTTCTACCTGGCGCCTACGGCTGAAGTGCCCGTGACCAACATCCACCGTGACGAGACGCTCGATGCCTCGGAATTGCCGATCTGTTATGTAGCTTACACCCCGTGCTTTCGGTCTGAAGCCGGTTCTTATGGTCAGGATACCCGGGGAATGATCCGGCAGCATCAGTTTGACAAGGTGGAGCTGGTCAAGTTCTGCCAGCCTGAGAATTCATATACAGAGCTGGAAAAATTGCTCTCCGACGCCGAAGCCGTTTTGCAGGGTCTGGGGCTGCCTTACCGCGTCGTGAGCCTGTGCACCGGCGACCTGGGTTTTGCTGCAGCCAAGACCTATGATATCGAGGTCTGGCTCCCAGGACAGCAGAGATATCGCGAAATCTCTTCGTGCAGCAACTTTACAGATTTCCAGGCCCGGCGGGCAAATATCCGCTACCGCCCTGACAGCGGCTCCAAGACAGAACTGGTTCATACCTTGAATGGCTCCGGTCTGGCCGTGGGGCGGACCATGGTGGCCCTTCTCGAAAACTACCAGCAGGCCGACGGCTCGGTGGTCATCCCGGAAGCCTTGCATTCGTATACAGGTGGATTGACTGTCATAAAAAAAACCTCCTGA
- a CDS encoding motility associated factor glycosyltransferase family protein codes for MSLQFSLNEDGAWLLGGHLLHPSKDPLSAARAGELGDLLDEAQPEDLLVLAGCGLGWHIQAVLDAPHSPHLIVYEPDAARIADMHKHGPWLPDLELATDEEGLAEALGRHLVYGQIKRVALFSPPAYRQALPEMVQAARTLVDHTVARSKADALTRSLKTGLWLEHLEKNIKWWPILPDVALMDDILRGIPAIVIGAGPSLDQSLSDLAGITARALVLAAASALNPLAKVGTSPHIAFALEAGDESRQFTDVDHSQTLLATASTSHPNHFLNWTGPRSLFHLWPWPAALSGLGKALPCGGHVTSAAFSLAVLWGCDPIILVGQDLAYTHGRIHAAGRPGGEDEVRPEIIEVPALDGGVAQTSPVMLSYILWYEEAASTLRKSQRRIINATAAGAYLPGFEHKPLQEVLEDLPPFSEDLKVVVEGVSRLPRPTASFLIQRMAQARFELQAALERLEQEDLAAARSSVRKGSVAAVALEDIRSSENRDLAIASLKRMIETLWNMRQELHTSIGFVQERD; via the coding sequence TTGAGCCTTCAATTTTCTTTGAATGAGGATGGAGCCTGGCTGCTGGGCGGTCACCTCCTCCACCCCTCAAAAGACCCCCTAAGCGCGGCTCGAGCCGGCGAGTTAGGTGATCTTTTGGACGAGGCTCAGCCCGAGGATCTTCTGGTGCTGGCCGGATGCGGCCTGGGGTGGCATATTCAGGCGGTCCTGGATGCTCCGCATTCGCCTCACCTGATTGTTTACGAACCTGACGCCGCCCGGATTGCGGACATGCATAAACATGGGCCTTGGCTCCCGGACCTGGAACTTGCCACCGACGAAGAGGGCCTGGCCGAGGCCCTGGGCCGACACCTGGTTTACGGTCAGATAAAGCGGGTGGCCCTGTTTTCACCTCCGGCTTACCGGCAGGCTTTACCCGAGATGGTGCAGGCGGCCAGGACCCTGGTAGACCACACCGTGGCCAGGAGCAAGGCGGATGCCCTTACCCGAAGCCTTAAAACCGGTCTGTGGCTTGAGCACCTGGAAAAAAATATAAAGTGGTGGCCCATATTGCCAGACGTGGCCCTCATGGATGATATATTAAGAGGCATACCGGCCATCGTGATCGGGGCCGGTCCATCCCTCGACCAGAGCCTGAGCGACCTGGCCGGGATCACCGCTCGGGCCCTGGTTCTGGCGGCCGCCTCGGCCTTAAATCCATTAGCCAAAGTCGGCACGTCTCCACACATCGCCTTTGCCTTGGAAGCCGGGGATGAGTCACGCCAATTTACAGACGTGGATCATTCCCAAACCTTGCTGGCCACGGCCTCGACCAGCCATCCCAACCATTTCCTCAACTGGACCGGTCCCAGGAGCCTCTTTCATCTCTGGCCCTGGCCAGCGGCGCTGTCCGGGCTGGGCAAGGCGCTGCCTTGCGGCGGACATGTAACCAGCGCCGCTTTTTCTCTGGCCGTCCTGTGGGGCTGTGACCCCATCATCCTGGTCGGTCAGGATCTGGCGTACACCCATGGCCGGATTCACGCCGCCGGGCGACCTGGCGGAGAGGATGAGGTACGGCCGGAGATTATAGAGGTGCCAGCGTTAGATGGAGGTGTGGCACAGACCTCTCCGGTTATGCTCAGTTATATCCTCTGGTACGAGGAGGCGGCCAGCACCTTGAGGAAATCCCAACGTCGAATTATCAATGCCACCGCCGCCGGGGCATACCTGCCAGGCTTCGAACACAAACCGCTTCAGGAGGTTCTGGAAGATCTGCCTCCTTTTAGTGAGGACTTGAAAGTGGTGGTCGAGGGGGTCAGTCGGCTGCCGCGTCCGACGGCCTCTTTCCTGATTCAGCGTATGGCCCAGGCTCGTTTCGAACTCCAGGCCGCCTTGGAGCGGCTGGAGCAGGAGGACCTGGCGGCCGCACGTTCCTCTGTCAGGAAAGGATCGGTCGCAGCCGTGGCCCTTGAAGATATCCGATCAAGCGAAAACCGTGATCTGGCCATCGCATCGCTTAAAAGGATGATCGAAACTCTTTGGAACATGAGGCAGGAGTTGCACACCTCCATTGGTTTCGTTCAGGAGCGGGACTGA
- a CDS encoding transposase, with product MSASQSVLSRLENDVLGNAEGLKALDEAILRSADALIKKKWKYRFILDVDSTDDQTYGKQEGCEYNGHFREEFFHPIFAFTGECDALAGYHGRANVENRIKEGKNTLRWDKTSCHYWWVHVASAFPLRYHYQAVLDYG from the coding sequence ATGTCAGCCAGCCAGTCCGTGCTCTCCCGCTTGGAGAATGACGTCCTGGGTAATGCCGAAGGCCTGAAAGCCTTGGATGAAGCCATTTTGCGGTCCGCCGACGCTTTGATTAAGAAGAAATGGAAATACCGTTTTATTCTGGACGTGGATTCCACGGATGATCAGACTTATGGGAAACAGGAGGGCTGCGAGTATAACGGCCATTTCAGGGAAGAGTTTTTTCACCCCATCTTTGCTTTCACGGGTGAGTGCGACGCATTGGCCGGTTACCATGGTAGGGCGAACGTGGAGAACAGAATCAAGGAAGGCAAGAACACCCTGCGTTGGGACAAGACCAGTTGCCACTACTGGTGGGTGCATGTCGCCTCAGCCTTCCCGCTTCGCTACCACTACCAAGCGGTGCTGGATTATGGTTGA
- the topA gene encoding type I DNA topoisomerase has protein sequence MKKALLIVESPAKARTIRKYLGPEFEVKASVGHIRDLPVNRLGVDIEHEFTPEYVSIKDKQKVISALKKAAQGKEVIYLGPDPDREGEAIAWHIADALKAKGREFKRVLFHELTPKAIRHAISHPEELSIQRFESQQARRILDRLVGYQISPLLWDKVKRGLSAGRVQSVALKIIIEREREIFAFEAEEYWSLIARLEAESREFTARLIREGQKKIELKTGDITQKIIDLVKDAPFIVHEVVSKERKRNPLPPFTTSQLQQEAFSRLRFPTRRTMSLAQRLYEGVELGPEGAVGLITYMRTDSVRIAKEALTEVRGLIKDRFGQSYLPQDPNIYRNRKGSQDAHEAVRPTSALRTPEQVKPHLSPELLALYELIWKRFVASQMKAAVIDQTSVDIKADRFIFRATGSVIKFKGFLEVYGAVEKEGKEVLPPLQEEAVLDLKELLPKQHFTQPPPRFTEATLVKELEDNGIGRPSTYAAIISTLRDKEYMQQAKGQLAPTELGFLINDLLVDNFPGIMNVDFTAGMENDLDEVEEGRAEWSEVLKRFYRPFEAELHQAEKKMLDLKREGLKTDIKCDLCGSDMVLKWGRNGPFLSCSRYPECSNAKDYIRDERGRIEAVKPQAVETEEVCEKCGRPMVIKKGRYGPFLACSGYPECKNTRPIDRKQEDLPPLPSGMEKVCDKCGSPLIVKRSRMGNLFIACANYPRCKRARPFPTGVKCPKKGCQGELVERPSKKGVFFGCSEFPKCRFTLRSRPVNRSCPVCGFPYLIEVPKRDVVEGSSAPALRCPNRNCDYKTEPAAES, from the coding sequence ATGAAAAAGGCCCTTTTGATCGTCGAGTCTCCGGCTAAAGCCCGGACTATCAGAAAATATCTCGGTCCGGAATTCGAGGTGAAGGCCTCCGTGGGCCACATCCGGGACCTGCCGGTCAATCGGCTCGGCGTGGATATAGAACATGAATTTACCCCGGAGTATGTGAGCATCAAAGATAAACAGAAAGTCATCTCAGCGTTGAAGAAGGCGGCGCAAGGCAAAGAGGTCATTTACCTCGGCCCAGACCCTGACCGCGAGGGTGAGGCCATTGCCTGGCACATTGCCGACGCCCTCAAAGCCAAGGGCCGGGAGTTCAAGCGGGTGCTATTTCATGAACTAACCCCAAAGGCCATCCGCCACGCCATCAGTCATCCGGAAGAGTTATCCATTCAACGCTTTGAATCCCAGCAGGCCCGCCGGATCCTGGACCGTTTGGTGGGGTATCAGATTTCGCCCTTGCTCTGGGACAAGGTCAAGCGGGGACTCTCAGCCGGCCGGGTTCAATCTGTGGCCTTGAAGATTATCATTGAGCGGGAGCGGGAGATTTTTGCCTTTGAGGCCGAGGAATACTGGAGCCTGATAGCACGGCTCGAGGCTGAAAGCCGTGAGTTTACAGCTCGCCTTATCAGGGAGGGACAGAAAAAGATCGAGCTGAAGACCGGAGATATAACTCAGAAAATTATTGATCTCGTTAAGGACGCCCCCTTTATAGTGCATGAAGTCGTTTCCAAGGAAAGGAAGCGGAATCCTCTGCCGCCCTTTACCACCAGCCAGCTCCAGCAGGAGGCTTTCAGCCGGCTGCGATTTCCAACCCGTCGCACCATGTCTTTGGCTCAAAGGCTTTATGAAGGCGTGGAGCTGGGCCCAGAAGGAGCGGTGGGACTTATCACCTACATGAGGACCGACTCGGTCCGCATAGCCAAGGAGGCCTTAACCGAGGTCCGGGGTTTGATAAAAGACCGCTTTGGCCAGTCTTACCTGCCGCAGGATCCGAATATTTATCGCAACAGGAAAGGCTCTCAGGACGCCCATGAAGCCGTCCGTCCGACATCGGCGCTTCGCACGCCCGAGCAGGTTAAGCCGCATCTTTCCCCGGAGCTTTTGGCCCTTTACGAACTGATCTGGAAAAGGTTCGTGGCCAGCCAGATGAAAGCGGCTGTAATTGATCAGACCTCGGTTGACATCAAGGCCGACCGGTTTATCTTTCGCGCTACGGGTTCGGTTATAAAGTTCAAGGGATTCTTAGAGGTATACGGCGCGGTGGAAAAGGAGGGGAAAGAAGTCCTGCCTCCCCTTCAGGAAGAGGCGGTTCTGGACCTTAAGGAGCTTCTGCCCAAGCAGCATTTCACCCAGCCGCCTCCTCGTTTCACCGAGGCCACCCTGGTCAAAGAGCTTGAAGATAACGGGATCGGTCGGCCCAGCACCTACGCGGCCATTATATCCACCCTCCGCGACAAGGAGTACATGCAGCAGGCGAAAGGGCAGTTGGCGCCAACCGAGCTTGGTTTCCTGATTAACGATCTGCTGGTTGATAATTTCCCCGGAATCATGAACGTTGATTTCACAGCGGGCATGGAGAACGATCTGGATGAGGTTGAGGAGGGCCGGGCCGAATGGAGCGAAGTCCTGAAGCGGTTTTACAGGCCTTTTGAGGCTGAGCTTCATCAAGCCGAAAAGAAGATGCTTGACCTTAAGAGGGAAGGCCTCAAAACGGATATCAAATGCGATCTTTGCGGCTCTGATATGGTCCTGAAGTGGGGTCGGAACGGGCCTTTTCTATCTTGCAGCAGATATCCCGAGTGCAGTAATGCGAAGGACTACATCCGAGACGAACGCGGCCGGATCGAGGCGGTAAAGCCTCAAGCCGTCGAGACGGAAGAGGTTTGTGAAAAGTGCGGCCGGCCCATGGTTATCAAAAAGGGCCGCTACGGCCCCTTCCTGGCCTGCTCGGGTTACCCGGAGTGCAAGAATACCCGGCCGATTGACAGGAAACAGGAAGACCTTCCCCCCTTGCCTTCTGGAATGGAAAAGGTCTGCGATAAATGCGGATCGCCCCTAATCGTCAAGCGAAGCAGGATGGGCAATCTTTTTATCGCCTGCGCCAACTATCCCAGATGTAAGAGGGCTCGGCCATTTCCAACCGGAGTCAAGTGCCCCAAAAAGGGCTGTCAAGGGGAGCTGGTGGAACGCCCGTCTAAGAAAGGGGTCTTTTTCGGGTGCAGTGAATTTCCCAAATGCCGTTTCACGCTTCGCAGCCGGCCGGTGAACAGGTCGTGCCCGGTTTGCGGGTTTCCATATCTAATTGAAGTCCCGAAAAGGGATGTAGTAGAAGGTTCTTCCGCCCCCGCCTTGCGGTGCCCCAATAGAAACTGCGATTATAAAACAGAGCCCGCGGCTGAATCCTAA
- a CDS encoding MBL fold metallo-hydrolase — protein MPEKMIENIHWLGHDGFYVAGSKVVYFDPFQISGGPKADLIFITHEHFDHCSPEDVAKITKDDTVVITEPDSAKKLSGNVKVLKPGESTEVAGVKVQALPSYNVDKDFHPQANNWLGFIVELDGVKIYHTGDADLIPEMQGLEVDIALIPVSGTYVMDADQGVEAARTIKPKIAVPMHYGAIVGSEADAEKFANALKDEITVVVKKKE, from the coding sequence ATGCCAGAAAAAATGATTGAAAACATCCACTGGCTGGGACACGACGGCTTTTACGTGGCTGGCTCCAAGGTCGTCTATTTCGATCCTTTTCAGATCAGCGGCGGCCCTAAAGCCGATCTGATTTTCATCACCCATGAGCACTTCGACCACTGTTCGCCGGAAGATGTCGCCAAGATAACCAAGGACGACACGGTGGTCATTACGGAGCCGGATTCAGCCAAAAAGCTGTCCGGAAATGTCAAGGTCTTAAAACCCGGGGAGAGCACCGAGGTGGCCGGAGTCAAGGTCCAGGCGCTGCCTTCTTACAATGTTGATAAAGATTTTCATCCTCAGGCCAATAACTGGCTGGGCTTTATCGTCGAGCTGGACGGGGTCAAGATTTACCACACCGGTGACGCGGACTTGATCCCGGAGATGCAGGGCCTCGAGGTGGACATCGCCCTGATCCCCGTGTCCGGGACGTATGTCATGGACGCCGACCAGGGTGTTGAGGCGGCGCGGACCATCAAGCCCAAGATCGCCGTGCCGATGCACTATGGGGCCATTGTCGGTTCCGAAGCGGACGCTGAGAAGTTTGCCAACGCCCTGAAGGATGAAATCACCGTAGTCGTTAAAAAGAAGGAGTAG
- a CDS encoding restriction endonuclease, SacI family, whose translation MSPNPGKARILFDKLWKQVLDESPSPSACEDIVTLVNSSYVSIRYCLPTQLLGKLTDHSLDALCLQKGEGSDSRLWDPRSFYTKTIGPWVSDNQSVLGTSPDPYVSQPVRALPLGE comes from the coding sequence ATTTCACCCAACCCAGGCAAGGCCCGAATACTGTTTGATAAATTATGGAAGCAAGTTCTAGACGAATCTCCTTCGCCTTCAGCTTGTGAAGATATTGTTACCCTCGTAAATAGCAGTTACGTTTCGATTCGTTACTGTTTACCCACCCAACTTCTGGGGAAATTGACTGATCATTCTTTAGACGCTCTTTGTCTTCAAAAAGGTGAAGGCTCGGATAGTCGTTTATGGGACCCAAGAAGTTTTTACACTAAAACGATAGGGCCGTGGGTCTCTGATAACCAATCTGTACTTGGAACAAGCCCCGATCCTTATGTCAGCCAGCCAGTCCGTGCTCTCCCGCTTGGAGAATGA
- the dprA gene encoding DNA-protecting protein DprA, whose translation MGRQDTLSESDLFYWLALYLAPGVGAVRFVRLLEHFKAPRAVFQASVAELVRVPRLPLKVATALARFDWAEEVKKELRRVQSLGIKLMTLEDPVYPPRLKEIYNPPPLLWVDGEISEADYAAVAIVGSRGATAYGREASARLAGELASAGVSVVSGMALGIDSAAHQGALKAGGRTLAILGCGVDVIYPKGNGHLFKQIPKQGALISEFRLGTEPEPGFFPLRNRVISGLSLGVVVVEAGSRSGALITARLALEQNREVFAVPGRVASAKSQGAHALLKQGAHLVETAQDVLDEIAPQIGRISPKPKPMASEPKLEGEAGRVWEALSGDPLHVDKLGRMTGLTPPRLASLLLDMELNGLIRQLPGMRYTRI comes from the coding sequence ATGGGCAGGCAAGACACGCTGTCGGAAAGCGACTTATTTTACTGGTTGGCCCTTTACCTGGCTCCGGGGGTGGGGGCGGTCCGTTTTGTCAGGCTTCTCGAACACTTTAAAGCTCCCCGCGCGGTTTTTCAAGCTTCTGTGGCCGAACTGGTTCGGGTTCCCCGCTTGCCTCTAAAGGTCGCCACTGCTTTAGCCCGGTTCGATTGGGCTGAAGAGGTGAAGAAGGAGCTTCGCCGGGTTCAGAGCCTGGGCATTAAGCTGATGACCCTGGAAGATCCTGTCTATCCACCCCGGTTGAAAGAGATATATAACCCGCCGCCTTTACTTTGGGTTGACGGAGAAATCTCAGAGGCAGACTATGCGGCCGTGGCTATCGTGGGTTCCCGAGGTGCGACTGCCTATGGCCGGGAGGCCTCAGCCCGGTTGGCCGGTGAACTGGCTTCGGCCGGGGTGAGTGTGGTAAGCGGGATGGCCCTGGGTATTGACTCTGCGGCCCATCAGGGCGCTCTAAAAGCGGGAGGGCGAACCTTGGCCATCCTGGGTTGCGGCGTTGACGTAATCTACCCCAAAGGCAATGGTCATCTTTTCAAGCAGATACCTAAACAGGGGGCGCTCATTAGTGAATTTCGTTTGGGGACTGAGCCGGAGCCGGGTTTTTTCCCGCTGCGCAACCGGGTTATCTCCGGGTTATCTTTAGGGGTGGTCGTGGTGGAGGCCGGGTCTCGAAGCGGCGCCTTGATCACGGCTCGTTTGGCCCTTGAACAAAACAGGGAGGTCTTTGCCGTTCCGGGCCGGGTTGCTTCAGCCAAGAGTCAAGGCGCTCACGCCCTGCTCAAACAGGGAGCTCATCTGGTGGAAACAGCTCAGGACGTTCTGGATGAAATCGCTCCTCAGATTGGGAGGATATCTCCCAAACCCAAGCCCATGGCTTCAGAGCCTAAACTGGAAGGTGAGGCTGGCAGGGTTTGGGAAGCCCTGAGCGGAGACCCCTTACACGTGGACAAACTCGGCCGTATGACCGGACTCACACCGCCCCGGTTGGCGTCCCTGCTCCTGGATATGGAACTGAACGGTTTGATTCGGCAACTGCCAGGTATGAGATACACCAGGATTTGA